From a single Nymphaea colorata isolate Beijing-Zhang1983 chromosome 4, ASM883128v2, whole genome shotgun sequence genomic region:
- the LOC116252565 gene encoding uncharacterized protein LOC116252565, translating to MEDSGPSMENLTWTEAQMDYLVQHLVEQSRIPGMKSGGGLKSKAYTAIEKGMIDKFGPEFSKEKIKNKLKYSKPNLTVMKEILNTSGFGYDPINKCIEVDPQVWNDYIEKYPNRKKYRGPKLWRYFDEFVEVFGDSHATGKESVTLNSIIHEDVESVPQTHASQSTPMYMNPESSQSFTQMFYEDSHPPQSPVPPTPTTDFPMATNKTTSRSKK from the exons ATGGAAGACAGCGGTCCATCAATGGAGAATCTTACATGGACTGAAGCACAAATGGACTATTTAGTCCAACATCTTGTGGAGCAATCCCGCATCCCTGGTATGAAATCTGGTGGAGGATTGAAGTCCAAAGCATATACAGCAATTGAAAAAGGCATGATAGACAAATTCGGTCCAGAATTCagtaaagagaaaataaaaaacaaattgaagtactCAAAACCAAACTTGACAGtcatgaaagaaattttgaatacaAGCGGGTTTGGGTATGACCCAATCAACAAGTGTATTGAAGTCGACCCACAAGTATGGAATGACTATATTGAG AAATACCCGAACAGAAAAAAGTACAGAGGTCCCAAGTTATGGAGATACTTTGACGAGTTCGTCGAGGTCTTCGGCGATTCTCATGCCACTGGAAAAGAGTCTGTCACATTAAACAGCATCATACATGAGGACGTTGAATCAGTACCACAGACACATGCATCCCAATCCACTCCAATGTACATGAATCCTGAATCTTCACAATCTTTCACACAAATGTTTTATGAAGATAGTCATCCACCACAATCGCCAGTACCTCCTACTCCTACCACTGATTTTCCAATGGCAACTAATAAGACGACTAGTAGGTCTAAAAAGTAG